A genome region from Candidatus Cloacimonadota bacterium includes the following:
- a CDS encoding cation transporter, translated as MRDRDRLTAKTVNIGLFSNVILALLKTVFGIFGHSQALLADGINSTSDVVYYVAVKIFMRQANKPADHEHPYGHRQLESISAIVVGAFIITTGIAIFFESINKIYGLAVGHSQIREASIWVLVIAAITFILKIQLYMVSKKNWRYTGNPTLKALTDDHLNDIMASAAVIVGVVAARLGWIWMDPAAGAVVAIFIFRTGISIIMESSAELMDAVPDKEFGNQVREIAMSVDGVRCIDELGIHRFGTTYTLELTICVDGDISVNEGHVIAHKVEKKLMEHYESGLRRVMIHFHPEGQ; from the coding sequence ATGAGAGATCGTGACCGTCTAACCGCCAAAACGGTGAACATCGGTCTTTTCAGCAATGTGATTCTTGCCTTGTTGAAAACCGTGTTCGGTATTTTTGGGCATTCACAGGCACTGCTGGCGGATGGTATAAACTCCACTTCCGATGTGGTTTACTACGTTGCGGTCAAGATTTTCATGCGTCAGGCAAACAAACCCGCAGACCATGAACACCCTTATGGACACAGACAGCTCGAAAGCATTTCCGCCATCGTGGTGGGCGCTTTCATCATCACCACCGGCATCGCCATTTTCTTCGAATCCATAAACAAAATATATGGACTCGCGGTGGGGCACTCACAAATCAGAGAAGCTTCAATTTGGGTGCTGGTGATAGCAGCGATCACATTTATTCTCAAAATCCAGCTTTACATGGTCAGCAAAAAAAACTGGCGCTACACAGGAAATCCCACGCTTAAAGCTTTGACTGATGACCATTTGAATGACATCATGGCTTCCGCCGCTGTGATTGTGGGTGTGGTGGCTGCGCGTTTGGGCTGGATTTGGATGGATCCCGCGGCGGGCGCGGTTGTCGCCATTTTCATTTTCCGAACTGGTATTTCCATCATTATGGAGTCTTCCGCTGAACTGATGGACGCCGTTCCAGACAAGGAATTTGGCAATCAGGTGCGGGAAATCGCCATGTCCGTGGATGGGGTGCGCTGCATTGATGAGCTTGGCATTCATCGCTTTGGAACCACCTACACATTGGAGCTGACCATCTGTGTGGATGGCGATATCAGCGTGAATGAGGGTCATGTGATTGCTCACAAAGTTGAAAAAAAACTGATGGAACATTACGAAAGCGGGCTGCGGCGGGTGATGATTCATTTCCATCCTGAAGGGCAATAA
- a CDS encoding L,D-transpeptidase has protein sequence MRHIRDGRILLFILLMLGFVGTVWGQVGLDFEESLYTEHGVLKILPAYTDSLEAWNNREPRNVNTGYYIIIQKSKHKLHLYKDGQLMKTYSVASGKNAKDKTRENDMATPEGHYYVTGIYSSSTWRFTSPFTGKQSGPGVYGPWFISLNTGRGSFSKGSWIGIGIHGTSAPSSVGRNVSHGCVRLTNKDITEIKNEMAWIDDYKQIKVDILN, from the coding sequence TTGAGACATATTCGAGATGGCAGGATTCTGCTTTTCATTTTGCTGATGCTTGGCTTTGTCGGCACAGTCTGGGGCCAGGTTGGTTTGGATTTTGAGGAAAGCCTTTATACTGAACACGGCGTTTTAAAAATCCTCCCGGCCTATACGGACAGTCTCGAGGCTTGGAACAATCGCGAGCCAAGAAATGTTAACACAGGCTACTATATCATCATTCAAAAGAGCAAACATAAACTGCATCTATATAAAGACGGGCAACTTATGAAAACATACTCGGTGGCAAGCGGAAAAAACGCAAAGGATAAAACCCGCGAAAACGATATGGCCACACCGGAAGGACACTACTACGTTACCGGAATCTATAGTTCCAGCACTTGGCGCTTCACGTCTCCCTTCACTGGAAAACAGAGTGGGCCTGGAGTTTATGGACCCTGGTTCATATCTTTGAACACAGGGCGTGGCAGCTTTTCCAAGGGAAGCTGGATTGGCATTGGCATCCATGGAACCAGCGCGCCATCAAGTGTCGGACGAAACGTGTCGCATGGATGTGTGAGGCTCACAAATAAAGACATCACGGAAATAAAAAATGAAATGGCGTGGATTGACGACTACAAACAGATAAAGGTGGATATACTAAATTGA
- a CDS encoding radical SAM protein encodes MTAFSDSPTLDVCEIFYSLQGESSFAGLPCIFIRLSGCNLHCKWCDTQYAWEPGTPMGIPQILDQIRAYPTKLVEITGGEPLLQDGCPDLMRSLGAHGYTVLLETNGSIILDKVPPQVIKIVDVKCPGSGHGDSFLIENLTYLEPHDELKFVIADRSDYNFAQDFIRKNNLKSKQLIFSPIVSFLEPKILAQWMLEDGSGARLQLQLHKILSIA; translated from the coding sequence ATGACGGCTTTTTCAGATTCGCCAACGCTCGACGTCTGTGAGATATTTTACAGCCTGCAGGGTGAATCATCTTTTGCGGGACTTCCCTGCATTTTCATCCGTCTCAGTGGCTGCAACCTGCACTGCAAATGGTGCGACACACAGTATGCCTGGGAACCCGGTACACCCATGGGAATCCCGCAGATTCTGGATCAGATACGCGCCTATCCCACAAAACTTGTCGAAATCACCGGAGGCGAGCCCCTGCTACAGGATGGCTGCCCAGATTTGATGCGGTCTCTTGGGGCACACGGATATACTGTGCTGCTCGAAACCAACGGCTCCATTATATTGGACAAGGTGCCGCCCCAAGTGATTAAAATCGTGGATGTTAAATGTCCCGGCAGCGGACACGGTGATTCTTTCCTAATAGAAAATCTGACTTATTTAGAGCCGCATGACGAGCTGAAGTTTGTGATCGCCGATCGAAGCGACTACAACTTTGCGCAGGATTTTATCAGGAAAAACAACCTGAAGAGCAAGCAGCTCATTTTTTCGCCGATTGTTTCTTTCCTTGAACCCAAAATCTTGGCACAATGGATGCTGGAAGACGGATCTGGCGCGAGACTGCAACTTCAATTGCACAAAATCCTGAGCATTGCCTGA
- the ablA gene encoding lysine 2,3-aminomutase translates to MAELKKIRSIATAAEWNNWHWQLRNRITDFKTLKQYIQLLPEEEAVAKSKSFSFRMAITPYYLSLIDPKNPNDPVRLQAIPRIEESRRDPSDMPDPLDEDADAPVPGMTHRYPDRVLLLLTDQCSMYCRHCTRRRKAGETDAPMPQKDVDKAIEYIREHKEVRDVILSGGDPLTLGDARIDEVLGRLAEIKHVDIVRLGTRTPVVMPQRITDGLIEVLKKYKFVWLNTHFNHPNEITKEATDALARLADAGVVLSNQSVLLKGINDHVDVMKELVHGLVRNRVRPYYIYQCDLSDGISHFRTPVSKGIEIMESLRGHTSGLCVPTYVVDAPGGGGKIPVMPNYLISQMPGRVVLRNYEGFITAYTEPEFEEQDNKKFKALSKTERRSTEGVMELLRGKKVSIGPADTRRNKRRKK, encoded by the coding sequence ATGGCGGAATTAAAAAAAATACGCTCGATCGCCACTGCCGCAGAATGGAACAACTGGCACTGGCAGCTACGTAACCGAATCACTGATTTTAAAACCCTGAAACAATACATCCAGCTCTTGCCCGAAGAGGAAGCCGTGGCAAAGTCCAAGAGTTTCTCTTTCCGTATGGCGATCACACCATATTATCTTTCGCTTATTGACCCCAAAAACCCCAATGACCCTGTGCGTCTGCAGGCCATACCACGTATTGAAGAAAGCAGACGGGATCCTTCTGATATGCCCGATCCGCTGGATGAAGATGCCGACGCGCCCGTGCCTGGAATGACTCATCGCTATCCAGACCGCGTTTTGCTTTTGCTGACAGACCAGTGTTCAATGTATTGCCGTCATTGCACACGCAGGAGAAAAGCTGGTGAAACCGACGCGCCCATGCCCCAAAAGGACGTTGACAAAGCCATAGAATACATTCGCGAACACAAAGAGGTTCGCGACGTAATTCTTTCCGGCGGCGATCCACTCACCTTGGGCGATGCGCGCATTGACGAAGTTTTGGGACGCTTGGCTGAGATTAAACACGTGGACATCGTGCGTTTGGGAACCCGCACGCCTGTGGTGATGCCGCAGCGCATTACCGATGGCTTGATCGAAGTCCTCAAAAAGTATAAGTTTGTGTGGCTGAACACGCATTTCAACCATCCCAACGAGATTACAAAAGAAGCAACGGATGCCTTGGCACGCTTGGCAGATGCCGGCGTTGTGCTGAGCAACCAATCCGTGCTGTTAAAAGGCATCAACGATCACGTTGACGTGATGAAGGAACTGGTGCATGGTTTGGTACGCAATCGCGTGCGCCCCTATTACATCTACCAGTGTGACCTGTCGGATGGAATCTCTCACTTCCGCACCCCCGTTTCGAAAGGGATTGAGATTATGGAATCCCTGCGTGGGCACACTTCTGGGCTTTGCGTTCCCACCTACGTTGTGGACGCTCCTGGCGGTGGCGGAAAAATCCCCGTGATGCCGAATTATCTCATTTCCCAGATGCCGGGTAGGGTGGTTTTGCGCAACTATGAAGGCTTCATAACCGCCTACACAGAACCGGAATTTGAAGAGCAGGACAACAAGAAATTCAAGGCGCTCAGTAAAACCGAAAGACGTTCCACTGAAGGCGTGATGGAGCTTCTGCGTGGCAAAAAAGTTTCCATTGGTCCCGCTGACACACGTCGCAACAAGCGCCGCAAAAAATAA
- a CDS encoding cobalamin-binding protein → MKRISTLLGGFLVLLLLGGCWKNASNEGDLRIVVLSPELAEIIASLDGVELMVGVTRECDYPPELAELAQVGNFGAVDMEKVLALKPDMVFTAGLEQEALAAELAKTGLQVHTFHPRKLDDLPNIIVEIGSLIQREKQAATVADSLRKGFAEMRSQTADLPKPKVYLEIYRDPLMSVSDESYVGEVIESAGGDNIFSVLERDYARISAEDVVKANPDIIICYSEVSLESILSRKGWQDIPAIQNKRIYFEKDIDPDLILRATPRALEGLRRLNRLFYP, encoded by the coding sequence TTGAAAAGAATTTCGACTTTGCTGGGCGGTTTTTTGGTTTTGCTGCTTTTGGGCGGCTGCTGGAAAAACGCCTCCAATGAGGGTGACCTGAGGATTGTTGTCCTGTCGCCGGAATTGGCGGAGATAATCGCCAGCTTGGATGGCGTGGAACTTATGGTTGGCGTCACCCGTGAGTGCGACTATCCTCCAGAGTTGGCGGAGCTTGCCCAGGTTGGTAATTTTGGCGCCGTTGACATGGAAAAAGTGCTGGCTTTAAAGCCAGATATGGTTTTCACGGCTGGTCTGGAACAGGAAGCCCTGGCTGCGGAGCTTGCCAAAACTGGTTTGCAGGTTCACACTTTCCATCCCCGTAAATTGGATGACCTGCCCAATATCATTGTTGAGATTGGAAGTCTGATCCAGAGGGAAAAACAAGCAGCCACGGTGGCGGACAGCCTGCGCAAGGGGTTTGCTGAAATGAGGTCCCAAACGGCGGATCTGCCCAAACCCAAGGTCTATCTGGAAATCTATCGCGATCCGTTGATGAGCGTTTCCGACGAATCCTATGTGGGAGAAGTGATTGAAAGCGCAGGTGGGGATAATATCTTCAGCGTTTTGGAGCGAGATTATGCCCGCATCAGCGCAGAAGACGTGGTGAAGGCGAATCCGGATATCATTATCTGCTATTCGGAAGTCAGTCTGGAATCCATTCTTTCCCGCAAAGGATGGCAAGATATTCCCGCCATCCAAAACAAGCGGATTTATTTTGAAAAAGACATCGACCCCGATCTGATTCTGCGCGCCACGCCGCGAGCCTTGGAAGGTTTGAGACGCCTGAATCGGCTTTTCTATCCCTGA
- a CDS encoding L-erythro-3,5-diaminohexanoate dehydrogenase — protein sequence MKTGGCRFGTHRVIEPQGVLPQPARVLNNDMSEIWDNELLIDVIRLNVDSASFHQIKNKLAAQGHTDLEKAFGEHAIDLVNRTGKHKNEDTGSGGMLIGRVAQIGPNFEMKDQIKVGDKVASLVSLSLTPLKIDKVKRVLLDKDQVEIEGQAILFSSGIYAKLPDDMDENLALSVLDVAGAPAQVERLAKPGDTVVILGANGKSGVLCNAVARERVGVSGKVIGIVRNPNYIQTLKDTGCHEVILSDATDALTIQREVARLTDGKMADVVINVVNIEDTELPCIMACKDRGIVYFFSMATSFTKAALGAEGIGADVDMILGNGYARSHAAISIDLLRRNPVLMQLFKERYTDL from the coding sequence ATGAAAACTGGCGGCTGCCGTTTTGGAACACACCGTGTAATTGAGCCTCAGGGCGTTTTGCCCCAGCCGGCGCGGGTTTTGAACAATGATATGAGCGAAATCTGGGATAATGAACTGCTTATCGACGTGATTCGCCTGAATGTGGATTCCGCGTCTTTCCACCAGATTAAAAACAAACTTGCCGCGCAAGGCCACACCGACCTCGAAAAAGCCTTTGGCGAACACGCAATCGACTTGGTGAACCGCACAGGCAAACACAAAAACGAGGACACAGGTTCCGGAGGAATGCTGATTGGGCGCGTGGCTCAGATTGGCCCAAATTTCGAGATGAAAGACCAGATTAAGGTGGGAGACAAAGTCGCCAGCTTGGTCTCACTTTCACTGACGCCGTTGAAAATCGACAAGGTCAAGCGTGTCCTGCTGGATAAAGATCAAGTTGAAATCGAAGGTCAAGCCATCCTTTTCAGCAGTGGCATTTACGCAAAGCTTCCTGACGATATGGATGAAAACTTGGCGCTTTCCGTTTTGGACGTTGCTGGCGCGCCTGCTCAGGTTGAGCGCTTGGCAAAACCCGGTGACACAGTTGTAATCTTGGGCGCAAATGGTAAAAGCGGGGTACTTTGCAACGCCGTTGCCCGTGAAAGAGTCGGTGTTTCCGGAAAGGTGATTGGTATCGTCCGCAATCCGAATTACATCCAAACTTTGAAGGACACTGGCTGTCACGAGGTGATTTTGTCTGATGCCACCGACGCGCTCACCATCCAAAGAGAAGTTGCGCGCCTCACTGATGGCAAGATGGCGGATGTGGTGATAAACGTTGTAAACATCGAAGATACCGAGCTTCCCTGCATCATGGCTTGCAAAGACCGCGGCATCGTCTATTTCTTTTCCATGGCCACTTCTTTCACCAAAGCGGCTTTGGGCGCGGAAGGAATCGGTGCGGACGTGGATATGATTTTGGGCAATGGATATGCCCGCAGCCACGCAGCCATTTCCATCGACCTGCTGCGCCGAAACCCAGTTTTGATGCAGCTCTTCAAAGAAAGATATACCGATTTGTGA
- a CDS encoding electron transfer flavoprotein subunit alpha — MIEVIEQICVGCGACIQACAYDAIHLENQIAVIDQDKCTLCGACVQACPFDAIVIRKSGEVPTDKDDYRGIWVYAEQKDGVIAPVVFELLGKGRDLADQMETELSAVLLGERVEHLTSELIAHGADQVILVDDPQLSGFRDSRHAKALTELSREYKPAVILAGATVAGRSFIPRVAVQLHTGLTADCTGLEYDPETQNLLQTRPAFGGNIMATIVTSNHRPQMATVRPKVMNALERDDSRSGIVIQKQIIFDFEEDDCAWLGFEAEKTSLVNITEANIIVSGGRGLKEAKNFALLEELAEALGGAVGASRAAVDAEWIPYSHQVGQTGKTVKPTIYIACGISGAIQHLAGMSSADYVIAINKDPDAPIFKIADLGIVGDLFEVVPVLTKMVKEHRQ, encoded by the coding sequence ATGATTGAAGTTATAGAACAAATTTGCGTGGGTTGCGGGGCTTGCATCCAAGCCTGTGCCTACGACGCAATCCACCTGGAAAACCAGATTGCGGTCATTGATCAAGATAAATGCACCCTTTGCGGAGCCTGCGTCCAGGCTTGTCCCTTCGACGCCATCGTAATCAGAAAAAGTGGCGAAGTTCCCACCGATAAAGACGATTACAGAGGCATCTGGGTCTATGCGGAACAAAAAGATGGCGTAATCGCTCCCGTAGTTTTTGAACTACTTGGCAAGGGCCGAGACCTCGCAGACCAGATGGAAACAGAGCTCAGCGCTGTTTTACTGGGCGAAAGAGTGGAGCATTTGACCTCGGAACTCATCGCCCACGGCGCCGATCAGGTGATTTTGGTGGATGACCCCCAGCTCAGCGGATTTCGTGACAGCCGCCACGCCAAAGCGCTCACCGAACTTTCCCGCGAATACAAGCCCGCGGTTATCTTGGCTGGGGCCACAGTTGCGGGTAGATCCTTCATTCCACGCGTTGCAGTGCAGCTCCACACAGGCCTTACTGCGGATTGCACCGGCTTGGAATATGATCCCGAAACTCAAAACTTGCTGCAGACACGCCCCGCTTTCGGAGGCAACATCATGGCCACGATTGTCACCTCCAATCATCGACCCCAAATGGCAACCGTACGCCCCAAGGTGATGAACGCGCTCGAACGGGATGACAGCCGCTCTGGAATCGTGATCCAAAAACAGATCATTTTTGATTTTGAAGAAGATGACTGCGCCTGGCTCGGCTTTGAGGCCGAAAAAACCAGTCTCGTGAACATCACTGAGGCAAATATCATTGTGTCCGGCGGCAGAGGGCTGAAGGAAGCCAAAAACTTTGCCCTTTTGGAAGAACTGGCGGAAGCGCTGGGTGGAGCGGTGGGCGCATCACGTGCCGCGGTGGATGCTGAATGGATTCCATATTCACATCAGGTTGGTCAAACCGGAAAAACCGTAAAACCTACAATCTATATTGCCTGCGGAATCTCCGGTGCCATTCAACACCTGGCTGGAATGTCATCTGCCGACTATGTTATTGCCATCAATAAAGATCCGGACGCGCCCATTTTCAAAATTGCCGATCTGGGCATCGTGGGTGACCTTTTCGAGGTTGTGCCCGTGCTCACCAAAATGGTGAAAGAACACAGGCAATGA
- the bamA gene encoding outer membrane protein assembly factor BamA produces MQILRPRLLVCLVLLLGVGSLFAVGETIYEIVVRGNKAVSPQMVTTSITLRTGDALDPEEVARSIKQLYKMRMFSDIRVFTEPYMAGVNLIVEVKENPVLAFVEYKGMKAVKKERLDELVTVRVGTFWSDFQKHDLVSKLTSEYHSKGFSNAKISLEETFDSDGKIRVLVNVEEGNRLAISAVTFVGNENFDDKTLLKRMKTKPANIFRSGRFEQDKFDQDLVKLADYYKKNGYIDVAIGPHELISTGERTQELVLQIREGQRYTFSGISVSGNEHFTTEKISEVFTLKHNEPFDQTKFDEQLARVYSLYFDEGFIYTEISQDMQRADGTLNIALKINEGNRARIHQIHITGNKRTKDKVLLRELDIAPGDYFRQSQVIRSQQNIYNLGFFEPDIRLDYTPINSDGDIDLQIDVIDKSSGTANVGMGYNSQDGFVGTLSLSMNNIMGNNWSSSLAWEFGGKTQDFQASFTNPNLFDSDVLLGTSLYYTTKDWSSFYYKIYTRGASLRLGRYLPIANRTRLVGGYSLYSKKYEITNRNLFDPVTNPTLAELDTLGWRYTSALSATIGRDTRNNIYFPTRGTQLTLFSEVAGGLLGGNFDYFKQIAQVNWYMEMWHQLTLRTKWRFGYIAPYGSSKDAPPDEKFYLGGTGVDGIRGYADRRIGVDEDGDGIMDTGGTREIIFSTELAYPIGSDQIIGLVFLDAGDCYNRLRDFNFLKFKKGVGAGIRIQSPFGLIGFDYAYNLEEGTWEPHIQFGTTF; encoded by the coding sequence ATGCAAATTTTAAGACCTCGTCTCCTGGTTTGCCTGGTGCTGCTACTTGGTGTTGGCAGCCTGTTTGCCGTCGGAGAAACGATCTACGAGATCGTTGTGCGCGGAAACAAGGCTGTCTCGCCGCAGATGGTGACCACTTCGATCACCCTGCGCACCGGCGACGCGCTTGACCCGGAAGAAGTTGCCCGCTCAATCAAGCAACTGTATAAGATGCGGATGTTTTCTGACATCCGGGTTTTCACGGAACCATATATGGCCGGCGTGAACCTGATCGTGGAAGTGAAGGAAAACCCGGTTTTGGCATTTGTGGAATACAAAGGCATGAAAGCCGTGAAAAAAGAACGCCTGGATGAGCTTGTCACCGTGAGGGTGGGAACATTTTGGTCGGATTTTCAGAAGCACGATCTGGTAAGCAAACTCACATCCGAATACCACAGCAAGGGTTTCAGCAACGCCAAAATAAGCTTGGAAGAGACTTTTGATAGCGATGGCAAAATCCGCGTTTTGGTCAACGTTGAAGAAGGCAACCGTTTGGCAATTAGCGCGGTGACCTTTGTGGGAAACGAGAATTTTGACGACAAGACACTGCTTAAAAGGATGAAGACCAAACCCGCGAATATTTTCCGTTCCGGACGCTTCGAACAGGATAAATTCGACCAAGATCTTGTCAAACTGGCCGATTACTACAAGAAAAACGGCTATATCGACGTGGCTATCGGACCACATGAGCTGATTTCCACCGGCGAACGCACCCAGGAACTGGTCCTTCAGATTCGCGAGGGTCAGAGATACACATTTTCTGGCATAAGTGTGAGCGGAAACGAGCATTTCACCACAGAAAAAATCAGCGAAGTTTTCACCCTGAAACATAACGAACCCTTCGACCAGACAAAATTTGACGAACAATTGGCACGAGTTTATTCGCTTTATTTCGATGAAGGATTCATCTATACTGAGATTTCCCAAGATATGCAGCGCGCGGATGGAACACTTAATATCGCACTGAAAATCAACGAAGGAAACCGCGCTCGCATCCACCAGATACACATCACTGGCAATAAACGCACCAAAGATAAAGTGCTGCTTCGCGAGCTGGATATTGCGCCGGGAGATTATTTTCGCCAAAGCCAGGTGATTCGAAGCCAGCAGAACATATATAACCTGGGATTTTTCGAACCGGATATCCGGCTGGATTACACACCGATAAACTCTGATGGAGACATTGATTTGCAGATCGATGTAATTGATAAATCCAGCGGTACAGCCAACGTCGGTATGGGTTACAATAGCCAGGACGGTTTTGTGGGCACGCTTTCCCTGTCCATGAACAACATCATGGGAAACAACTGGTCAAGCAGCTTGGCTTGGGAGTTTGGCGGTAAAACCCAAGATTTCCAAGCAAGTTTCACAAACCCCAACCTTTTTGACAGTGACGTGCTCTTGGGAACCTCGCTGTATTATACCACCAAGGATTGGAGCTCTTTTTATTACAAGATTTACACCCGTGGTGCCAGCCTGCGTTTGGGGCGTTATCTACCCATTGCGAACCGAACTCGCCTCGTGGGTGGATATTCGCTGTATTCCAAAAAATATGAAATCACAAACCGAAACCTTTTCGACCCGGTAACGAACCCCACTTTGGCGGAGCTGGACACCCTGGGCTGGCGCTACACCAGCGCATTGAGCGCCACCATTGGCAGAGACACCCGAAACAATATCTACTTCCCCACCCGGGGCACCCAGCTCACCCTATTTTCCGAGGTAGCGGGCGGGCTCTTGGGCGGCAACTTCGATTACTTCAAACAGATAGCCCAAGTGAACTGGTATATGGAAATGTGGCATCAGCTTACTCTGCGCACAAAATGGCGCTTTGGCTATATCGCTCCATATGGATCATCCAAAGACGCGCCCCCGGATGAAAAATTCTATTTGGGCGGCACTGGTGTGGATGGAATCCGCGGCTATGCAGACCGAAGAATCGGAGTTGACGAAGATGGCGACGGCATTATGGATACAGGCGGAACCCGTGAAATCATCTTTTCTACGGAACTGGCCTACCCCATCGGCAGCGACCAAATCATCGGACTGGTTTTCCTGGATGCCGGCGATTGCTACAACCGCTTGCGGGACTTTAACTTCCTGAAATTTAAAAAAGGCGTGGGTGCCGGAATCCGCATCCAAAGTCCTTTTGGCTTGATTGGATTCGACTATGCATACAACCTGGAAGAGGGGACTTGGGAGCCCCACATTCAATTTGGAACAACGTTTTAA
- a CDS encoding radical SAM protein produces the protein MKYKHLFGPVHSRRLGFSLGVDLVPFKYCPLNCVYCEIYSTDHLTLTRQEFFPVEEILAELRHFLAERPKLDYVTFSGAGEPTLHSQIGQIIRTIKKEFPEYQLALLTNGVLLGNAELRKEILPCDLILPSLDACRQESFEKINQPHPGLTAQKLVEALIALREEFSGQIWLEVFIIEGINDTPEELECLAPAIAKIKPDLVQLNSLDRPGSEEWVEAAGETVLNRVKKYLVERLEVPVEIIAKSHHENFETHVPQDIGQAMEATLKRRPSTAEDLSKTLGLHINEISKFLRQFNLEGKVSIKREERGIFYSWKH, from the coding sequence ATGAAATACAAACACCTTTTTGGACCCGTCCACTCCCGTCGTCTTGGTTTTTCCCTCGGGGTGGACTTGGTTCCCTTCAAATATTGCCCTCTAAATTGCGTCTATTGTGAGATTTACAGCACTGACCATTTGACCCTGACCCGGCAGGAATTCTTTCCGGTGGAAGAAATCCTGGCAGAATTGCGGCACTTTCTGGCAGAGCGGCCAAAGCTTGACTATGTCACCTTTTCAGGAGCCGGAGAACCCACTTTGCACAGCCAAATCGGCCAAATTATTCGAACCATAAAAAAGGAATTTCCTGAATATCAACTTGCCCTGCTGACAAATGGTGTTCTGCTTGGCAACGCAGAGCTGAGAAAAGAAATCCTGCCCTGCGATCTTATTCTGCCATCTTTGGACGCCTGCCGCCAGGAAAGCTTTGAAAAAATAAACCAGCCCCATCCTGGTCTGACGGCTCAAAAACTGGTGGAAGCGCTCATTGCCCTGCGTGAGGAGTTTTCTGGACAAATCTGGCTGGAAGTCTTTATCATCGAGGGAATTAACGACACTCCAGAAGAATTGGAATGCCTGGCGCCCGCCATTGCGAAGATTAAGCCGGACCTCGTGCAACTTAATTCCCTGGACCGTCCTGGCTCTGAAGAATGGGTTGAAGCCGCTGGTGAAACCGTTTTGAACCGGGTGAAAAAATACCTGGTTGAACGCTTGGAAGTGCCAGTGGAGATAATCGCAAAATCCCACCATGAGAACTTTGAAACGCATGTGCCGCAGGATATTGGTCAAGCCATGGAAGCCACTTTGAAGCGACGCCCTTCCACAGCGGAAGACCTTTCCAAAACCCTGGGTTTACACATCAATGAAATCAGCAAGTTCCTGCGACAGTTTAACTTGGAAGGAAAGGTATCCATCAAACGCGAAGAGCGAGGAATTTTTTACTCATGGAAACACTAA
- the ispD gene encoding 2-C-methyl-D-erythritol 4-phosphate cytidylyltransferase yields METLSTAIITAAGSGSRMGGIVRKQWLSLGGIPIIIHTLQRFFNSTYIDNIIISAPEDEQDYCQNMVQEYFEDSQKPWLVVPGGFERQDSVFSALQNCPPGTDYVFIHDAVRPFITEELLGDLFEMAKKHKAAVPVARLKNTIKSIEQDRILETIPRHKLVQAFTPQVFSYKLIMAAYERAYQEGFISTDDSSLVEYHGGKVRYKFCSDLNIKITDEVDLFFAKQILDNNLI; encoded by the coding sequence ATGGAAACACTAAGCACAGCCATCATCACAGCCGCGGGTTCGGGAAGCCGCATGGGTGGAATCGTCCGCAAACAATGGCTCAGCTTGGGCGGCATCCCCATCATCATCCACACCCTGCAACGTTTTTTTAATTCCACCTACATTGATAATATCATTATCTCCGCGCCGGAAGACGAACAGGACTATTGTCAGAACATGGTGCAGGAATATTTTGAGGATTCACAAAAGCCCTGGTTGGTGGTGCCAGGTGGTTTCGAACGGCAGGACAGCGTGTTCAGCGCTCTGCAAAACTGCCCGCCGGGAACGGATTATGTGTTCATCCACGACGCTGTGCGGCCTTTTATCACAGAAGAGCTGCTGGGTGATCTTTTTGAAATGGCAAAAAAACACAAGGCCGCTGTTCCGGTTGCCCGGCTTAAAAACACGATTAAAAGCATCGAGCAAGACCGCATCCTGGAAACAATTCCACGCCACAAACTTGTGCAGGCTTTCACCCCGCAAGTGTTTTCATACAAACTGATTATGGCTGCCTACGAGCGTGCCTATCAAGAAGGTTTCATCAGCACCGACGACTCTTCCCTGGTTGAATATCATGGAGGAAAGGTGCGCTATAAATTCTGTTCTGATCTGAACATCAAAATCACCGATGAAGTTGATCTGTTTTTTGCCAAACAGATTCTGGATAACAATTTGATTTAG